A genome region from Dolichospermum compactum NIES-806 includes the following:
- a CDS encoding SH3 domain-containing protein codes for MLTNLLKVILGFVLAIAVLLGTGLTVALYFVNRTAVTPPKPMYPNDNPSFSAKKPKAIAKSPPKKLTTPNPTSSPTPTPTPTESPKPLPPDAYEGTVTWADGLSMRAKPDANSPSIAGVGGNKKVIILEESADKKWQKIRIPDTDKEGWVKSGNIQRSQ; via the coding sequence ATGCTGACAAACTTACTTAAAGTTATACTCGGTTTTGTCTTAGCGATCGCAGTTTTATTAGGTACTGGCTTAACAGTTGCCCTCTATTTTGTTAACCGTACCGCCGTAACTCCTCCCAAGCCAATGTATCCTAACGATAATCCTTCTTTCTCAGCCAAAAAGCCCAAAGCCATTGCCAAATCCCCACCTAAAAAACTAACTACTCCCAACCCCACATCTAGCCCTACACCCACACCCACACCCACAGAATCACCCAAGCCACTACCACCAGATGCCTACGAAGGAACTGTCACTTGGGCAGATGGGTTAAGTATGCGAGCAAAACCAGATGCGAACTCTCCCAGTATAGCAGGGGTTGGGGGTAATAAAAAAGTCATTATTTTAGAAGAAAGCGCCGATAAAAAATGGCAAAAAATTCGCATTCCTGATACTGATAAAGAAGGTTGGGTAAAATCAGGTAATATTCAACGTTCTCAGTGA
- a CDS encoding AAA family ATPase produces the protein MNFRDEFKLLLRARYPLIYIPTYEEERVEAAIREEAANQGNRPVYTWDFVDGYQGSPNDVGFGKRNPLQALEFVEKLTPTAPAVLILRDYHRFLDDVAISRKLRNLARLLKSQPKNIVLLSPRVAIPDDLTEVLTVVEFPLPNAPEIKMEVERLLQATGNPPDGKFLDDLVRSCQGLSMERIRRVLARGVATHGQLEPEDVDLVLAEKRQTIRQTQILDFYPATEEITDIGGLDNLKDWLIRRGGSFSEKARQYGLPHPRGLMLVGIQGTGKSLTAKAIAHHWHLPLLRLDVGRLFGGLVGESESRTRQMIQVAEALAPCILWIDEIDKAFSGLGSKGDAGTTSRVFGTFINWLAEKTSPVFVVTTANDIQALPPEMLRKGRFDEIFFVGLPSQEERKAIFNVHLSRLRPHNLNSYEIERLAYETPDFSGAEIEQTLIEAMHIGFSQNRDFTTDDILEAASQIIPLARTAVEQIQKLQEWAAAGRARLASKYSPLSDRIQRQL, from the coding sequence ATGAATTTTCGTGATGAGTTTAAATTGTTACTCCGCGCCCGTTATCCGTTGATTTATATTCCTACTTATGAGGAGGAACGGGTAGAGGCGGCGATTCGGGAAGAGGCGGCAAATCAAGGTAATCGTCCGGTGTATACTTGGGATTTTGTGGACGGTTATCAGGGTAGTCCCAATGATGTGGGGTTTGGGAAACGTAACCCCTTACAGGCTTTGGAGTTTGTGGAAAAGTTGACTCCTACTGCCCCAGCGGTGCTGATTTTACGGGATTATCATCGGTTTTTGGATGATGTGGCTATTTCTCGCAAACTCCGTAATTTGGCCCGACTCCTGAAATCCCAACCGAAAAATATTGTCTTATTATCCCCTCGCGTTGCTATTCCTGACGATTTAACGGAAGTGCTGACGGTGGTTGAGTTTCCCCTACCTAACGCCCCCGAAATCAAAATGGAGGTCGAACGGTTGTTACAAGCGACTGGGAATCCACCTGACGGTAAGTTTTTAGATGATTTGGTGCGTTCTTGTCAGGGGTTGTCTATGGAAAGAATCCGCCGGGTATTAGCGCGAGGAGTTGCCACTCATGGACAATTAGAACCAGAAGATGTAGATTTAGTTTTGGCAGAAAAGCGGCAAACTATCCGCCAAACCCAAATTCTTGATTTTTACCCCGCCACTGAGGAAATTACTGATATTGGTGGTTTGGATAATTTGAAGGATTGGTTAATTCGGCGTGGGGGTTCCTTTAGCGAAAAAGCCCGACAATACGGTTTACCTCATCCTCGTGGGTTAATGTTGGTGGGAATTCAGGGAACTGGTAAGTCTTTAACTGCCAAGGCGATCGCTCACCATTGGCATTTACCTCTGTTACGATTAGACGTAGGGCGGTTATTTGGCGGTTTGGTGGGTGAATCAGAATCCCGCACCCGGCAAATGATTCAAGTCGCAGAAGCGCTCGCTCCCTGCATACTCTGGATTGATGAAATTGATAAGGCTTTTTCTGGTTTGGGTAGCAAAGGTGATGCGGGAACTACAAGCCGAGTATTTGGGACTTTTATCAATTGGTTAGCGGAAAAAACTTCCCCTGTCTTTGTCGTAACTACTGCTAACGATATTCAGGCTTTACCACCAGAAATGTTACGAAAGGGGCGATTTGATGAAATTTTCTTTGTCGGTTTACCCAGCCAAGAAGAAAGAAAAGCTATTTTCAATGTGCATTTATCCCGATTGCGTCCCCATAATTTGAACAGCTATGAAATCGAGAGATTAGCCTACGAAACCCCCGATTTTTCCGGTGCAGAAATTGAACAAACGTTAATTGAAGCCATGCACATTGGCTTTAGTCAAAACCGTGATTTTACCACTGATGATATTTTAGAGGCTGCCAGTCAAATTATCCCCTTAGCACGAACCGCTGTGGAACAGATTCAAAAACTCCAAGAATGGGCAGCCGCCGGTAGGGCGCGTCTAGCATCTAAATATAGTCCTTTAAGCGATCGCATTCAACGTCAATTATAG
- the glcD gene encoding glycolate oxidase subunit GlcD, which yields MLTQDKKQINWKPIIKKFVAVVGEKGVVQRKEELLTYECDGLTSYKQRPPVAVLPRTTEQVSEIVKICNQFAVPFIARGSGTGLSGGALPTEKSVLIITSLMRQILSIDLENQRAVVQPGVINSWVTQAVSGAGFYFAPDPSSQIICSIGGNIAENSGGVHCLKYGVTTNHVLGLKLVLPDGEIVDVGGQIPEMPGYDLTGVFVGSEGTLGIATEITLKILKSAESICVLLADFTSVDAAAATVSDIISAGIIPGGMEMMDNISINAVEDVVATNCYPRDATAILLVEIDGLEVEVSANKQRVTEICRQNGARNVTTASDPETRLKLWKGRKAAFAAAGHISPDYYVQDGVIPRTQLPYVLQEIERLSHEYGYPIANVFHAGDGNLHPLILFDNSVHGELEKVEELGGEILRLCVRVGGSISGEHGIGADKKCYMPDMFSEADLETMQWVRQVFNPQGLANPGKIFPTPRTCGEAAKASIQQFSGVERF from the coding sequence ATGCTTACCCAAGATAAAAAACAAATCAACTGGAAACCTATTATCAAAAAATTTGTCGCTGTAGTTGGTGAAAAAGGTGTAGTTCAACGCAAAGAAGAACTTCTCACTTATGAATGTGACGGTTTAACCAGCTATAAACAACGTCCCCCAGTTGCAGTATTACCCCGAACCACAGAACAAGTATCAGAAATTGTCAAAATTTGCAATCAATTCGCCGTTCCTTTTATTGCGAGAGGTTCAGGAACAGGTTTATCTGGTGGTGCTTTACCAACAGAAAAATCCGTTTTGATTATCACTTCTTTAATGCGACAAATCCTCAGCATTGACTTAGAAAATCAACGTGCTGTCGTGCAACCGGGAGTAATTAATAGTTGGGTGACACAAGCAGTTAGCGGTGCTGGTTTTTATTTTGCACCTGACCCTTCTAGTCAAATTATTTGTTCCATTGGTGGCAATATTGCTGAAAATTCTGGAGGAGTCCATTGTTTAAAATATGGTGTCACTACTAATCATGTTTTAGGTTTAAAACTTGTGCTTCCAGATGGAGAAATAGTTGATGTTGGTGGACAAATTCCGGAAATGCCAGGTTATGATTTAACAGGTGTATTTGTCGGTTCAGAAGGAACATTAGGAATTGCCACAGAAATTACTTTAAAAATTCTGAAAAGTGCGGAATCAATTTGTGTTTTATTAGCAGATTTTACCAGTGTAGATGCTGCTGCTGCCACTGTTTCTGATATTATCAGCGCGGGAATTATTCCTGGTGGTATGGAAATGATGGATAATATTAGTATTAATGCTGTAGAAGATGTTGTTGCTACTAATTGTTACCCCCGTGATGCCACAGCGATTTTATTAGTAGAAATTGATGGTTTAGAAGTAGAAGTTTCTGCCAATAAACAGCGAGTTACAGAAATTTGTCGCCAAAATGGGGCGCGAAATGTTACTACTGCCAGTGACCCAGAAACCAGATTAAAATTATGGAAAGGTAGAAAAGCGGCTTTTGCGGCTGCGGGACATATTAGCCCAGATTATTATGTGCAAGATGGGGTAATTCCTCGAACTCAATTACCTTATGTTCTTCAAGAGATTGAGAGATTAAGTCATGAATATGGTTATCCTATTGCTAATGTTTTTCATGCTGGAGATGGTAATTTACACCCATTAATTTTATTTGATAATTCTGTACATGGAGAATTGGAAAAAGTCGAAGAATTGGGAGGAGAAATTCTCCGACTATGCGTAAGAGTAGGTGGTAGTATTTCCGGTGAACATGGTATTGGTGCTGATAAGAAATGCTATATGCCAGATATGTTTAGTGAAGCTGATTTAGAAACTATGCAATGGGTAAGACAGGTATTTAATCCCCAAGGTTTAGCAAATCCTGGGAAGATTTTCCCCACACCTCGTACTTGTGGAGAAGCAGCAAAAGCATCTATTCAACAATTCTCCGGTGTAGAAAGATTTTAA
- a CDS encoding glycoside hydrolase family 10 protein has translation MNSVFQRVFGYFLCLGFVISLTIFPIFGNPDYTQNSNSLPVTTEIRGVWLTNVASGVFYIPWGIERAINQLANLNFNTIYPVVWNRGYTFYKSPLAKKITGSDSQPLLNFIHGKNDFLAKVVKLARSKDLTIMPWFEYGLMTPPDSALAKLHPDWLTIGQKGVESISENLLEDMINGVYKQAWLNPLHPQVQNFIRGLILEVVKNYNVDGIQIDDHFGMPVQFGYDAFTVKLYQKEHRGKKPPSNPFDSEWMRWRANKITAFMNSISKSVKAIKPYAKISLSPNSQYFAYKYYLQDWENWVKQDLIDELILQVYRSEKTSFITEMSKPSIKSAMKKIPVAIGISTGNLLKPVEIDQVKEQIKIVRKQKLAGFSFFYWESLWGYIAPESPYQRRRAFLQMFDTQAVRPLRLKKV, from the coding sequence ATGAATTCTGTATTTCAGCGAGTTTTTGGATATTTTTTGTGTTTGGGATTTGTCATTAGTTTAACAATATTTCCCATTTTTGGAAATCCTGATTATACTCAAAATTCAAATTCTTTACCTGTAACTACAGAAATTCGTGGTGTTTGGCTGACTAATGTTGCCAGTGGTGTCTTTTATATCCCTTGGGGTATTGAAAGGGCAATAAATCAATTAGCAAACCTCAATTTCAATACCATTTATCCCGTAGTTTGGAATCGAGGTTACACCTTTTATAAAAGTCCTTTAGCCAAAAAAATTACAGGTTCAGATAGTCAACCTTTGCTGAATTTTATTCATGGTAAAAATGATTTTTTAGCCAAGGTAGTTAAATTGGCTAGAAGTAAAGATTTGACAATAATGCCTTGGTTTGAATATGGGTTAATGACTCCTCCAGATTCTGCGTTAGCTAAACTACATCCAGACTGGTTAACTATTGGACAAAAGGGTGTAGAATCCATATCTGAAAACTTACTAGAAGATATGATTAATGGGGTTTATAAACAAGCTTGGCTAAATCCTCTACATCCTCAAGTTCAGAACTTTATTCGCGGGTTAATTTTAGAAGTTGTCAAAAACTATAATGTAGATGGTATTCAAATTGATGATCATTTTGGAATGCCTGTGCAGTTTGGTTATGATGCTTTTACGGTAAAACTTTATCAAAAAGAACATCGAGGGAAAAAACCACCAAGTAATCCTTTTGATTCAGAATGGATGCGCTGGAGGGCTAATAAAATTACTGCATTTATGAACAGTATTTCTAAATCTGTAAAAGCAATTAAACCCTATGCTAAAATATCTCTTTCTCCAAACTCACAATATTTTGCTTATAAATACTATTTACAAGATTGGGAAAATTGGGTAAAACAAGATCTAATAGATGAGTTGATTTTACAGGTATACAGAAGTGAAAAAACCTCTTTCATCACAGAAATGTCCAAACCATCAATAAAATCGGCTATGAAGAAAATTCCTGTAGCTATTGGTATCTCAACCGGAAATTTATTAAAGCCTGTAGAGATTGATCAAGTTAAGGAACAAATAAAAATAGTCCGCAAGCAAAAACTTGCTGGTTTCTCTTTTTTCTATTGGGAAAGTTTATGGGGTTATATTGCTCCCGAATCACCTTATCAACGTCGTCGAGCTTTTCTCCAGATGTTTGATACTCAAGCTGTAAGACCATTAAGATTGAAGAAAGTATAA
- the pgsA gene encoding CDP-diacylglycerol--glycerol-3-phosphate 3-phosphatidyltransferase, whose amino-acid sequence MTLPNWITFSRLLGIPFLLYGLYNPTNEAKWICLTIFLIAALTDWLDGYLARKLNQISELGKFLDPLVDKLLVLAPLLVLVELGKIPAWAVFVILARELAIAGWRVNQTTITGANIWGKLKTVSQIIAISLLIAPLSPTWETPVLITFWISVILTIVSGVIYLIPQKISE is encoded by the coding sequence ATGACTCTACCTAACTGGATTACTTTTTCTCGACTGCTGGGAATACCTTTTTTACTTTATGGTTTATACAATCCCACCAATGAAGCCAAATGGATATGTTTAACTATATTTTTAATTGCCGCCTTAACTGATTGGTTAGATGGATATTTAGCCAGAAAACTCAACCAAATTAGCGAATTAGGTAAGTTTCTTGATCCTTTAGTAGATAAATTATTGGTACTTGCACCATTATTAGTATTAGTAGAATTAGGCAAGATTCCAGCTTGGGCGGTTTTTGTAATTTTAGCACGGGAATTAGCGATCGCAGGTTGGCGAGTTAATCAAACTACCATCACCGGAGCAAACATTTGGGGTAAACTGAAAACAGTTAGTCAAATTATTGCTATATCTCTATTAATTGCCCCCTTATCTCCAACTTGGGAAACTCCAGTTTTAATTACCTTTTGGATATCTGTAATATTGACAATTGTTTCAGGAGTCATTTATCTAATTCCTCAAAAAATTAGCGAATAA
- a CDS encoding AAA family ATPase — MSKIEGFRVRNYRVIRDITLGKLWNTQTAKPLTPMTAVIGKNGVGKSTIFDTFGFLADCLKNGVEEACYAHGRGGFEKILSQGQQGSIEFEIYYKEDGNARPITYELAIDIDSSRRPYVKKERLRQCRKGQGKGQPFSFLILNEGRGIAWKGEQEGKQDDFDVSDLMDKIQRGEAEKESKETEVVELDDKRKLGIATLGSLKQHPRISMFRRFIEGWYLSYFTPDAARSLPLAGPQKHLNTHGDNLGNVVQFMEREHPKKFQSILEKIANKIPGVNKISTSPSPDGRLLLCFNDKGFQDPFYSQQMSDGTLKVFAYLLMLEDPSPPPFLCIEEPENGLYHKLLETLAREFREHTTGQKGGSQIFVTTHQPYFVDALEPEEVWILEKGEDGFAKIKRASEDPLINNLVSEGLPLGGLWYSDYLDAR; from the coding sequence ATGTCGAAGATAGAAGGCTTTAGAGTTAGAAATTACAGAGTTATTCGTGATATCACTTTGGGGAAATTATGGAACACACAAACTGCCAAGCCATTAACACCAATGACAGCCGTTATTGGTAAGAATGGTGTGGGAAAAAGTACCATTTTCGACACTTTCGGTTTTCTTGCCGATTGCTTAAAAAATGGAGTAGAAGAAGCTTGTTATGCTCATGGTCGTGGTGGCTTTGAGAAAATTCTCTCTCAAGGACAACAGGGAAGTATTGAGTTTGAAATCTATTATAAAGAAGATGGTAATGCCCGACCAATTACTTATGAATTAGCAATAGATATTGACTCATCTCGAAGACCTTATGTAAAAAAAGAGAGACTGAGACAATGCAGAAAAGGACAAGGTAAGGGACAACCTTTTTCTTTTTTAATTCTCAATGAAGGCAGAGGAATCGCATGGAAAGGTGAACAAGAAGGCAAACAAGATGATTTTGATGTGTCAGATTTAATGGATAAAATCCAAAGGGGTGAAGCAGAAAAAGAAAGCAAAGAAACCGAAGTAGTTGAACTTGACGATAAGCGAAAACTGGGAATTGCTACTTTAGGTTCACTTAAACAACATCCCCGAATTTCTATGTTTAGAAGATTTATTGAAGGATGGTATTTAAGCTATTTTACACCAGATGCTGCCCGCAGTTTACCTCTAGCTGGACCACAAAAGCATTTAAATACTCATGGAGATAATTTAGGTAATGTAGTTCAGTTTATGGAAAGAGAACATCCAAAAAAGTTTCAATCCATACTGGAAAAAATAGCCAACAAAATTCCCGGTGTCAACAAGATTAGCACTTCCCCAAGTCCAGATGGAAGACTGCTTTTATGTTTCAATGACAAAGGGTTTCAAGACCCATTTTACTCTCAACAAATGTCAGATGGTACACTCAAAGTATTTGCGTATCTTCTGATGTTGGAAGATCCATCACCACCACCATTTTTGTGTATCGAAGAACCAGAAAATGGACTTTATCATAAACTTTTAGAAACTCTAGCTAGAGAATTTCGAGAACACACTACAGGTCAAAAAGGTGGATCACAAATATTTGTGACAACACATCAACCATATTTTGTAGATGCCCTTGAACCTGAAGAAGTTTGGATATTAGAAAAGGGCGAAGATGGATTTGCTAAAATTAAGCGGGCTAGTGAAGATCCTTTGATTAATAATCTTGTTTCTGAAGGGTTACCCCTGGGTGGACTTTGGTACAGTGACTACTTGGACGCAAGGTGA
- a CDS encoding DUF4276 family protein — translation MTTWTQGEYMHFEILVEDVSGKTTLEILVPKIINPEQHTFNIHAYKGIGHIPKNLISNSDPKKRILLDQLPRLIQGYGKTFASYPPNYHAVLIIICDLDDRCLSVFRQELLNVVDSCEPKPKTQFCIAIEEGEAWYLGDLAAVKAAYPTAKPAILNSYTNDDICGTWEKLADAVYPGGCQKLSKLPYQVRGREKTTWAEKISPFMDIDNNQSLSFCYFRDQLRRLSGQ, via the coding sequence GTGACTACTTGGACGCAAGGTGAATATATGCACTTTGAGATATTAGTTGAGGATGTTTCCGGCAAAACTACTCTTGAGATTCTTGTTCCAAAAATTATTAACCCCGAACAACACACATTTAATATTCATGCTTATAAAGGAATAGGGCATATTCCTAAAAATCTCATATCTAATTCTGATCCCAAAAAACGAATTTTGCTCGACCAATTACCGCGACTTATTCAAGGCTATGGTAAAACATTTGCCAGTTATCCTCCTAATTATCACGCTGTTCTGATCATTATTTGCGATCTTGATGACAGATGTTTGAGTGTTTTTCGCCAAGAATTACTTAATGTTGTAGACTCTTGTGAACCGAAACCAAAGACGCAATTTTGCATCGCTATTGAGGAAGGCGAAGCATGGTATTTAGGTGATTTAGCAGCAGTAAAGGCGGCTTATCCAACTGCTAAACCAGCAATCCTAAATTCATACACCAATGATGATATTTGTGGCACATGGGAGAAGTTAGCCGACGCAGTATATCCCGGTGGTTGTCAAAAGTTGTCTAAACTTCCTTATCAGGTAAGGGGGAGAGAGAAAACAACTTGGGCGGAAAAGATATCTCCTTTTATGGACATTGATAATAATCAATCATTAAGCTTCTGTTATTTTCGAGATCAGCTTCGACGTTTAAGTGGGCAGTAA
- the psb34 gene encoding photosystem II assembly protein Psb34 — MYTTTDEKGILNNYAKEPKLYHAEFPSKAQQNKYAFQGAVAILLLTSIVLITLGVS, encoded by the coding sequence ATGTATACCACAACGGATGAAAAAGGCATTCTTAACAACTACGCCAAAGAACCGAAACTTTACCACGCAGAATTTCCTAGTAAGGCACAACAAAATAAGTATGCTTTTCAAGGCGCAGTAGCAATATTACTTTTAACTTCTATAGTTCTAATTACCTTGGGGGTTAGCTAA
- a CDS encoding metal-binding protein: protein MPSGQTHDRITIWSMPVVAGVTLISTHSSNMTLLVAGGFMFGGLMFGPDLDIYSRQFQRWGFLRWIWLPYQKSLRHRSFLSHGPIIGTTLRVVYLTTFLALVAIVVVMIFTKLGNVAWNWGELWGTVGKTIYMYYGEFFALFVGCELGAMSHSCSDWTVSGYKRFQKQGIQGLLPRGKIKKRKVSPSRRSVKKR from the coding sequence ATGCCCTCTGGTCAAACGCACGATCGCATTACTATTTGGTCTATGCCTGTGGTCGCGGGTGTAACGCTAATTTCCACTCACAGCAGTAATATGACTTTGTTGGTGGCGGGTGGGTTTATGTTTGGGGGGCTGATGTTTGGTCCTGATTTAGATATTTACTCCCGTCAATTTCAGCGGTGGGGTTTTCTGCGGTGGATTTGGCTACCTTATCAAAAAAGTTTGCGGCATCGGTCTTTTTTATCTCACGGTCCGATTATTGGCACAACTTTACGGGTAGTGTATCTGACGACTTTTTTGGCGTTGGTGGCGATTGTGGTGGTGATGATTTTTACCAAGTTGGGAAATGTGGCTTGGAATTGGGGAGAACTGTGGGGGACTGTGGGGAAGACCATCTATATGTATTATGGAGAATTTTTTGCCCTCTTTGTCGGCTGTGAACTCGGTGCAATGAGCCATTCTTGCAGTGATTGGACTGTTTCTGGTTATAAGCGCTTTCAAAAACAGGGTATTCAAGGTTTACTCCCTCGTGGCAAAATTAAGAAACGTAAAGTTAGCCCCAGTCGTCGCAGTGTCAAAAAGCGGTAA
- the mazG gene encoding nucleoside triphosphate pyrophosphohydrolase, producing the protein MEINQTLEALQELINVVAKLRSPQGCPWDLAQTPESLTPYVIEEAYEVVDAIQTGDKKAISEELGDLLLQVVLQAQIASEAGDFSLQEVAEGISQKLIRRHPHVFADVTVAGMEEVHKNWETIKAAEKGESVETQKLSDQLNRYRRSLPPLSAAMKISEKAAKIGFEWNHVDEVWGKFHEELGEFQQALAEETKERQESELGDLLFAIIQVARWHKLDPSAGLQGTSQRFIQRLQKMEDVIQRPLTDYSLEELDALWQQAKAQLGH; encoded by the coding sequence ATGGAAATTAATCAGACTTTAGAGGCGTTACAAGAGTTAATAAATGTGGTAGCGAAATTGCGATCGCCTCAAGGTTGTCCTTGGGATTTGGCACAAACACCAGAAAGCCTTACACCTTATGTGATTGAAGAGGCTTATGAGGTGGTAGATGCCATTCAAACAGGGGATAAAAAGGCTATTTCTGAAGAATTAGGTGATTTATTATTACAGGTAGTATTACAAGCCCAAATTGCCAGTGAAGCGGGTGATTTTTCTTTGCAAGAAGTTGCTGAGGGTATTTCTCAAAAGTTAATCCGTCGTCATCCTCATGTATTTGCTGATGTGACTGTGGCAGGTATGGAAGAGGTACATAAAAATTGGGAAACCATCAAAGCGGCGGAAAAAGGGGAATCTGTAGAAACCCAAAAACTCAGTGATCAATTGAATCGTTATCGTCGCAGTCTTCCCCCATTAAGTGCAGCGATGAAGATATCCGAAAAGGCGGCTAAGATTGGTTTTGAGTGGAATCATGTAGATGAAGTTTGGGGTAAATTTCATGAAGAGTTAGGGGAATTTCAACAGGCTTTAGCTGAGGAAACCAAAGAAAGACAAGAATCCGAATTAGGTGATTTACTATTTGCCATTATTCAAGTTGCCAGATGGCATAAACTTGACCCCAGTGCAGGTTTACAAGGGACAAGTCAGCGATTTATTCAACGGTTACAAAAAATGGAGGATGTGATTCAACGTCCGTTAACAGATTATAGTTTAGAAGAATTAGATGCCCTTTGGCAACAAGCTAAAGCCCAACTTGGTCACTAG
- a CDS encoding DUF1822 family protein translates to MIYKLAEHKNEYLHLPILPSIQEQAWKQSQHHSHTIARHNSYINYLSLYTLIDWFRNEQSLAEPVIYPSAKSLSSIWEVVNGAGIKLGERQIVIIPCEISEFEEFSVPQEWVDIPEWVGDYYLAIQVNLEPEEDECWIEVCGFTTHSYLKNLGKYNFHDRTYAITVDNLIQDITVMEITLPLEMKAEIPELPHLSAVKAEELLQMFANSSIYSPRLRVNDITFEEWAALLVNDSWRQQLYEQRMGKLVTLSIILDNKMDREATYRKIITAIIDIDRMPTLLLKTKSILLLIIMLYIEIFTKDSIVAWIKNTLSRSKMLYNIECIKIPWYLLGNKDK, encoded by the coding sequence ATGATTTACAAATTAGCGGAACACAAGAACGAATACTTACACTTACCTATCTTACCATCTATTCAAGAACAGGCATGGAAACAATCACAGCACCATTCTCATACTATAGCTCGTCATAATTCCTATATAAATTACCTGAGTTTATATACATTAATTGACTGGTTTAGAAATGAACAAAGTCTAGCTGAACCTGTAATATATCCCAGTGCAAAAAGTTTATCTAGTATATGGGAAGTGGTAAATGGTGCGGGTATTAAATTAGGGGAAAGACAAATAGTAATTATTCCCTGTGAAATAAGTGAATTTGAGGAGTTTTCTGTTCCCCAAGAATGGGTAGATATTCCCGAATGGGTAGGAGACTATTATCTAGCTATTCAAGTAAATTTAGAACCAGAGGAAGATGAATGTTGGATAGAAGTATGTGGTTTCACAACCCATAGTTATTTAAAAAACCTGGGTAAGTATAATTTCCATGATAGAACCTATGCAATTACAGTAGATAATTTAATCCAAGACATCACAGTCATGGAAATAACATTACCACTAGAGATGAAAGCAGAAATTCCCGAATTACCACATCTATCAGCAGTAAAAGCTGAAGAATTGTTACAAATGTTCGCTAATTCATCCATCTATTCGCCTAGACTGCGCGTTAATGATATAACATTTGAGGAGTGGGCTGCATTATTAGTTAATGACTCTTGGAGGCAACAATTGTACGAGCAACGTATGGGTAAATTAGTAACTTTATCTATTATTCTAGATAATAAAATGGATAGGGAGGCAACATATAGGAAAATTATAACAGCTATTATAGATATAGATAGGATGCCTACACTACTCTTAAAGACTAAAAGCATACTATTGCTTATAATTATGTTGTATATAGAAATTTTTACTAAAGATTCTATTGTAGCATGGATTAAAAACACACTAAGTCGTAGCAAGATGCTTTACAACATAGAATGTATTAAAATACCATGGTACTTGTTGGGTAATAAAGATAAATAA